The DNA sequence TGGCTAACTTACGTAAGCATTGTTAAATATTTATTTTGTTTAAGCAAAGCAATTAAAAGCTTACAATTTCAAACTTTAAACTTCTGCTTTTTAGCTAATTTGTTAACAATTTTTGGCATTTCGTTTCCTTTAATCTCTCTATTTTTAAGTACTTTTGAGGTTAAGTAATTAGTATACTTTGTTTAAACAGCGCAAAAACAAAACGTTTCAATATCAATCTCGTTTTTCTAAGGAAAACCAAGAACAATCAGAAGAAAAAGAAACTTCTGAAACAGAAGGTTTTGTTTCAAAATGGCGAACTTATCGCGATATAAATAAGAGGAAAAGAAAAGGCGGTTTTCCCATAAAAATGCTCCTGTTTATTTTGGTACTATTATTGATTTGTATGTATCTGTTAGAGAATAGATTCAATTAACAAAAAAACAAATACATCATGGGACTTTTTAAAACTCGTAAAAACAAACAATTTAGTTATACACCTCGTCATTTTGACGATAAGGGGCAAGGAAACCCTTTTCAAATTAAACATAAGTTTGATGAGTTTAGAACAACTGTTGGAGCTAATAAAGGTCTGAAAACTAAAATTAACAATGCTGTAGATGATTTTAAAAACAACCCAGACAAAGAGGCAAACAAGCGTATTTTGATAATTATCAGCATCCTTGTTTTAGTGTTTCTTTTTATCATCGATTTTGATTTATCTATATTCTTTTCTAAATAATTTATGGCAGACATTATACAACTATTACCAGACCATGTAGCAAATCAAATTGCTGCTGGAGAAGTTGTACAACGCCCAGCTTCGGTAGTTAAAGAACTCATGGAAAATGCCATTGATGCTGGAGCTACAACTATAAAACTCATCATTAAAGATGCTGGTAAAACCTTGGTTCAAGTCATTGATGATGGAAAAGGTATGAGTGTTACTGATGCCCGTTTGAGTTTTGAGCGCCATGCTACCTCTAAAATCCGTAGTGCTGATGATTTATTTCAATTACATACCAAAGGGTTTCGAGGTGAGGCTTTAGCAAGTATTGCTGCTATTGCGCATGTAGAGTTAAAAACAAAACAGGAGCAAGAAGATGTTGGTACTTGTATTGAAATAGAAGGCAGTAATTTTGTTGCGCAAGAAGTGGTTGTGACACCTAAAGGGACTTCTATTGCAGTTAAAAATCTTTTTTTTAATATTCCTGCTAGGCGTAATTTTTTAAAATCTAATACCGTAGAATTGCGTCATGTGATTGACGAATTTCATCGTGTTGTTTTAGCACATCCAAATATTTCTTTTAGTTTTTTTAACAACGGAAGCAATATTTTTAATTTGCCAACAAGTAATTATAGGCAGCGAATTGTTAATATTTTTGGTGCCAAAACAAATGAAAAATTAGTCCCTGTTGAAGAAGATACCGAAGTACTAAAAATATCTGGTTTTGTTGGGAAACCTGAATTTGCTAAGAAAACACGTGGCGAACAGTACTTTTTTGTCAATGATAGATTTATTAAAAGTGCTTATTTGAATCATGCTATTTCTTCTGCGTTTGATGGTTTATTAAAAGGTGGCACACACCCCAGTTATTTTTTAAATTTAACAGTGAATCCACAAACGATTGATATAAATATACACCCTACAAAAACAGAAATTAAGTTTGATGATGAACATACTTTGTATGCTTTATTACGTTCTGCAGTAAAACATAGTTTAGGGCAATTTAATATAGCCCCAGTATTAGATTTTGATAGAGACTCCACGCTTGATACCCCATATAATTATAAAGCTAATGGAGTAAGCTCACCAAAAGTAGAGGTGGATAAAAGTTTTAACCCATTTAAAGATAGCACTAATTTGGGAGGCAACCACCCCAGAACATTTAAAACACAAATTCCAAATAATTGGGATGGTTTGTATGTAGGGTTGGAATCCAAGGGCAATGATTTTCAAAAAGATTTTGATGAGGTTCAATTTGAAAGTGAAGAAAGTACAGTTTCACTATTTGATGACGATAAGCAGTTAGATCAAACATATACCACACATCAAATTCATAACAAATATATTGTAAGTACTATTAAATCTGGAATGTTGGTTATGGATCAACACCGTGCTCATCAACGTGTTTTGTATGAAGAATTTTTACAAAATATGACAGTTAATAAAGCAGCAAGCCAGCAGTTATTATTTCCACTATATCTTCATTTTACACCTCAAGAATTAGTTTTAATAAAACAATTACAAACCGATTTAGAGCATACAGGATTTGTATTTTCTAATATTTTAAATGAATCGGTTGAAATTATAGGAGTGCCTGTGAGTGTGCCAGAAAGTGAAGTGTCCATTATATTAGAACAGCTAATTAGTGATGTTGAAAATGAAGTGCCAGATAGTCATTTTAGTGCTACTGATTTGTTAGCAAAATCTATGGCTAAAAGTTTAGCTATTAAAACAGGACAATCCTTAGAAAAAGATGAACAAGAGCATTTAGTAAATAGACTTTTTGCTTGTAAAGAGCCTAACGTTTCACCCACTAATAGAAAAACTTTTATTACGATGAGTGTGGACGAATTGGATAAAAAATTTATATAAAAATATGATAAGAGTAACAGGATTGGTAAAGCATTTGATAATCATTAATGTGATTATGTTTGTTGCAACATTGACCATTGGAAATGGTATGTTTTATAACTTGTTTGCTATGCATTTTCCAGAAAATGAAGCATTCAAACCATGGCAAATACTTACCCATATGTTTATGCATGGAGGCGCAGATATGAATAATTTTAGTATCATGCATATTTTATTTAATATGTTTGCTCTATGGATGTTTGGTACACCAGTAGAGCAAAACTTAGGAAGTAAACGCTTTATGTTTATTTATATTTCTGCTGGATTAGGAGCTGTGGCATTACAAGTGGGGTACTATTATTTTAAATATTTACCAATGGAAGCTCAAGCGTTAAACCTTGGAGCTACCCACGAACAGATTATAGAAGTATTTAAAGATGGCAAGGTTTTTACAGCCATTGGTCAAGAGTTCAATGAAATTTATTATGCATCTATGGTTGGTGCTTCTGGGTGTATTATGGGTATTTTAGTAGCCTTTGGAATGATGAATCCTAATGCCGAATTAATGCTAATTTTTTTACCAATTCCTATAAAAGCAAAATATTTTATTCCAGGGATCATTTTATTGGATTTAATTTCAGGAGTAACAGGTAGCTCTTTTTTTAGTCCAAGTAATACAGCATACTTTGCACACGTTGGCGGTGCGTTAACAGGATTTATCATCATGTGGTATTGGAAAAAAACACAGTTTAATAGAAATAGGTGGGATTAATGACTTCAGTTCAAGACATAAAATATAAGTTTGACAGGCTTAACATATTAGAAAAACTCATTGCTATCAATGTATTCATTTTTCTTTTAGGCTTGATTTTAAAACCTTTATTTAATATTACTTTAAATTGGTTGGAATTACCAAGTGATTTAGGTGATTTTATTTTTCAACCTTGGGCTATTATTACTTATGCCTTTGTACATTATGATTTTCTGCACATTTTATTTAATATGCTTTGGCTATACTATATTGGTAAGTTTTTTTTAAATCTCTTTAGTCCTAAGTTGGCTTTAAATGTTTATTTCCTTGGTGCCATTTGTGGCGGATTATTATTTATGGTTGCTTACAGCTTATTTCCTAATGTTTTTGGTAAAACACATTTAGTTGGTGCTTCTGCTTCGGTAAGGGCTTTACTCATTTTTATTTGTGCTTATATGCCTTATCAAGAGGTGCATTTTTTTACATTTAGACTGAAACTTTGGTATATAGGTTTTGCTATAGTTATTCTTGACGTTATAGGTCTATTTGGAATCAATACAGGTGGAAACTTAGCGCATTTAGGTGGTGCTGCTTTAGGTTACTTCTATGCTATTCAATATGTGAAAGGTCGTGATATAGGAAAAGGTTTTGAACGTTATATGGACGTTATAACGAGTATGTTTAAGTCATCAAAAAAGTCTCCCTTAAAAACAGTTCACAAAAACAAATCAAAGGTTGGTGGTTTTACTAAAGGTGAATTTAATCAGTTTAACAATCAGAAAAAGATTGATGTGATTTTAGATAAAATTAGCAAAAGTGGGTATGAAAGTTTAACCTCAGAAGAAAAGGAATTTTTGTTTAGGGCAGGTAAATAATTTGTAATGAAAGAGCTGCGTTTTTTTGAAAAAATCGTTTATATGCTTAATGGCATTGTAGCTACGCTTTTATTATTATCATACATATTACCTTTTGTTCCTCCTAAAGCATTTTCAATATTATCTATACTAAGTTTAGGGGTCCCCTTTTTAACTTTGGTTAACGTAGCGTTCTTTTTTTATTGGCTTGTTAAATTAAAAAAGCAGATGATTTTATCATTGTTTGTAGTTACCATTGGATATTTATCGTTCGGATCGTTTTATAAATTTTCGTCTTCTGAAAATATTGTACATCCTAATAACATTAAAGTTATGAATTATAATGTTAGGCTTTTTAATTTGTATAATTGGATTCCAGAAAAGGGAGTAGAAAACAAAATTATAAACTTTATAAAAACAGAAGCACCTCAGATTTTATGTGTTCAAGAATACCATCCTACAAATAACATTGATTTTTCTTTTTTTAAATATAAATATGAAAACCTTTCAGGCAAAAAACTAAAGAATGGCCAAGTTATTTTCTCTCAATTTCCTATTATAAATTCAGGTTCCATTGAGTTTCCCAACACATCTAATAATGCTATTTTTGCTGATGTTAAAAAAGGAAATGATACCTTGAGGATTTATAACATTCATTTAGAATCTATGCGAATTGATACCAAAGCAGAAAATTTGAAAAGAGAAGATTCTGAACGCCTTTTAAAACGAGTAGGGAAAGCATTTGAAATGCAACAGTTTCAAACAGAGTTATTTTTAATGCATAAAAATCAATGCCCTTATAAGATGATTGTATGTGGTGATTTCAATAATTCTGCATATTCTTATGTCTATAGAACCATAAAAGGTGATTTGGTAGATGCTTTTAAAGAAGCTGGTAATGGCTTTGGACGCACTTATGATTTTAAATTTTTTCCAGCACGCATTGATTTTATTTTACAAGATGAAGCCTTTAAAGTGAATGGTTTTAAAACTTATAATGCTCATAACTCCGATCACTTTCCTATAATGGCTACCTTAGAGTTAGAAAAGTAGGTTTTAAGTGGTGGCATTCGTTTTGTTTGTATTTTTAGAATTACTATTAATCTTATAACGTTTTGTGTTGATGCTTTTTACATAAATGAGCAATCTACCAAATCGGCTACAATATGGAACACTAAACCTAAGCCAACTAATCGTGTTTTTTGAGGTATTATGAGCAGTAAATATAATGCTATGGCGTAATACGTATGCAGCGGATGAAAGTTAATACTGCATCTATTAGGGTCAAACATGGGAGTAGCTAACAAATGGTCTAAATCTATCCACATACCTGAAATCATAATTAAAAAGGCAATTTTCCATTTTGATTTGAAAAAAATAACAGCCGTTAATAGCGGAAGAAATATATGGCAGCCGTAATGAGCAATTGTTTGTAACATTATAACGGGTTTAAAACTTGAGATTCTAAATAGTTTAATGCATTAGGACCTTCATTAAATAGCAAGTCCAAAATACTTAAGTTATTAATATAACCGTGCTTATTGTTAAACACTTGTGTATAAAATTCAAAAGGCTGAAAATGTTCTTTTTTTGCGTTTACTAAATATCTATAGTCTGCCTTGTTTTTCACCGTTTTTTCAAAAGTTTCAGTTTTTGAAATATTCAAATCTAATTGTAAACACTCACAAATGGTTTCAAAACATTTGAAATTAAAGTCTAAAATAAAGTCTGCTTTTGTCTTAAATAGAGGTCGAAGTTCATCTTCATAATATTCAAAAAAAGGAGAAGTTCGATATGCTGAAAGTAATGATTTCCAATGAAGCTCTTGCCATTTATAATCATTAGAAATTTTAACGTCCTTGTATTTTTGACGTTTTTTTTGAGAGTGAACTACTGGAATGTTGAGTAGTAACTTTCCATTAGCCGCATATATGTAGGTTCGGGTTCTGTAGGTTTGTTTTATAAAATTATCATTGGTTTCAAACACAAGTTTGTTAGCTTGTGTTAGAGCAACAAAATGGGCTATATCTGCGCAATAAGTAGGGTGTAGTAATATGTCCATATTGCTTAGAGGTTTGTTGTTAAAATACATACAATCAATTTTGTACGAGATAACAACACGATTTTTCTAATTCAAAAATTATGCTTTTTTGCGAGCTCTCCATTTATTGAACCCCATCCAACCAAATAAAACTACTAAAAAAGGAATAAAAAATGAAATAGGTTTTCCCGTACCATTTACAGTTGTGAATAATCGCTCCCAACGTATTTTATTAAATAAACCTTCTCCATGAGTATTCCAGCTCATCCAAACAAATACAGGTTTGCCTACTACATGATCAAATGGAACGAAGCCCCAAGACCTAGCGTCTAATGAGTTATGACGATTGTCTCCCATCATCCAATAATAATCTTGTTTAAAAGTATATTGATTTGCCACTTCACCATTTATTAAAACTTGGTTTCCCTGAACGGTTACAGTATTACCTTCGTATTCTGATATAACGCGTTTGTATAACGGAAGTGTTTTTAAATCAATGTCAATTGTTTTTCCTGCTTCAGGAATGTAAAGGGGACCGAAAAAATCGTTATTCCACGGGTATTCTGGGTCTTGAGGAAATAAGCTTGTATCAGCAACTCCTTTTTCTTGTATGTTTTTGGTTATGCTGGCAACATTTGGGTGATTTTTGAATTTAGATAAGGCTTCATCACTAATAGCAGGAAAATAACTCATTGTTAAATCTTGATTATACTGAGGAAAGTCAGTAATGTCATATCTGTTTGCTAATTGTGAATTATTGAAAGCACTGCCTTTGGTTTCCACCATATATGAAAATTGCAAATGTGCTCTGTCAGGTAACTCATTTTGTTTACCATTAATATAAACATATCCTTCACGAATTTCAAAAGTATCACCAGGCGTGCCTACACAACGTTTTACCAAATTGGTTTTTTTGTCAATGGGTTTGTAATAATTTCTATCTGGGCGGAAATTATTCATATCCAATAGGGTATCGGCAGGTTGGTTAAAAACTACAATGTCATTTCTTTCTATTTTTTCAAATCCTGGAATTCTTAAATAAGGAAGTTGTAATTTGTTTTGCCATGCGGTATTTCTTTTAGGGTATTCATCACTAAACAAGTACGATTTCTTGTTCAGTACAGGGATGGTATCATGGACCATTGGTGCTGCAATAGTGGTCATTGGTACCCTAGCACCATAATGAAATTTACTCACAAATAAAAAGTCGCCTACTAATAACGATTTTTCTAAAGAAGAACTTGGAATGGTGTAAGGTTGAATAAAATAGGTATGTACAATGGTGGCAGCAACAATAGCAAATAATATGGAGCTTGTCCATTCTCCTGAACTAGATTTAGGATGAAGACTTCTGTTTTCTATATAATTAACATCCGCAAAATAATTTAAGTAAAAGTTGTAAAACCCTAAGCTTATAATAGCTAAAAATGTATCAATGTATTGGTTTTTGCCAAAACTTCTAGCTGTTTCTACCCAAACAACAATAAACATAATAACGTTTACAATAGGCAAGAACAGTAAAATAGTTAGCCAAGGAGATCTGTTAATTATTTTCATTAAAACAATAGCATTGTACACAGGTACAAAAGCTTCCCATGCTTTTCGCCCAGCTTTAATATATAGTTTCCAAGTTCCTAAACCATGAACTACCTGAATAATCATGAAAAATATAAACCATTGTATCAATGTCATAATCGTATTTTTTTAGTCAATAATAATTTAATTGTACTGTTTAGAGTTGGGTTTAACCTATGTTTAAAACATCGTTCATTGTAAAAACACCTGTTTTTCCTATAATCCATTCTGCTGCAATTACAGCACCTAAAGCAAAACCTTCTCTGTTGTGTGCGTGATGTTTCATTTCAATAAAGTCAATATCACTTTCATACTTCACGGTATGCGTACCTGGTACGTTTTCGATACGTTTTGCTACAATTGGAACTGCATTGTCTTCTTTTGAGTCTAAAACCCATTTGTCAAAACTTGAATGATTTTTAATAATACCATTTGCTAAGGTTATAGCTGTACCACTTGGAGCATCTAATTTTTGAGTGTGGTGAATCTCTTCCAAACGCACTTTGTACTGTGCTAAATTACTCATCATTTTTGCTAAATTTTTATTTAATTCAAAAAAGATATTTACTCCTAAACTAAAATTGGAAGCTGAAATAAAAGCCCCTTTTTTTTCATTACATAAAGCTACGGCATTATCGTAATCTTCTAACCATCCAGTCGTACCAGAAATAACAGGTACACCATTGTTTAAGCATTTGGATATATTGCTAAAAGCTACAGATGGGATACTAAAATCAATGGCAACATCGGCATCTGTAATGTTATACGTTGTACCTACATCTGCTTTTATAACAATGTTATGACCACGTTTTAAAGCAATTTGCTCAATGGCTTTTCCCATTTTTCCGTATCCAAGTAATGCAATGTTCATATTAAAATTTAAAATTTAAAGTTAATCCAAGGTTACTACTAGCATCAAATTCATTAAACTCATAATGAGGAGCTAGCGTTAAATTGTCGTCAACATTATATTGAAGTAAATGGGCATCCACATTGGCATCAATAATATTTAAAGCATAAAGCCCGACAGTAATTAAGAGTGATAAATCTTTGTTTTTTCTATAAAATTCTTGTCCGCGTTCCAAATTTGTAGTGCTAACTCTAGGAGTATCCAGTTTGTTTCCTTCAGAATCAAAATAAAATTCGTCATCGGTAAAACCGGCTAATCTACTTTTATAAGCATCACGATACCTATTGTATTCTTTTTGATTGGAAACAAAAAAATAGATACCTGTTCCTAAAGCACCATAAACAAGGGGTATTTTCCAGTATTTTTTATTGTATGCTTGACCAAGTCCTGGTAATATAGCAGAATAAAATGCCGCCCGAGCAGGAGATAAGGCATCCATGGGTTCTCTTGTTTTAACTATAATGCTATCTGTTTCTATTACAGGAAGTGCTTCTATAATTTTTTTATCGTTTTTGTCTTGAGCTACGACAGAAAAACAATAAAAAAAAGCGAGTACTCCTAATATTAGAAATTTATTTGGCACGTTCTACTAATTTTTTAAGGCGATTAAAGTCTTCTTCGGAATGAAAAGGAATGGTTATTTTTCCTTTACCATTACTGGAAACTTTAACGTCTATTTTGTGTCCAAAGTATTCCGAAAATTCTTTTATTCCTTTTGAGATATGTTCTGGAAGAACAGTATCTTGTTTTTTAGTAGGCTTTTTTTGTGTGTCTTCAGTGGCGTTGAAATCTCGAACTAAGGCTTCCGTATCTCTAACAGATAGTTTGTTAGAAAGGATTTGCTCATAGATATCTAATTGGGCATTTGGGTCATCAATATTAATTATAGCCCGCCCATGGCCCATAGAAATAAACCCATCACGCATGCCTGTTTGAATGATAGGGTCTAATTTTAATAAGCGTAAATAATTTGCGATTGTAGAACGTTTTTTACCAACACGTTCACTCATTTGTTCTTGTGTTAAATTGATTTCATCAATTAAACGTTGGTAAGACAGAGCAATTTCAATAGGGTCTAAATCTTGGCGTTGTATGTTTTCAACCAAAGCCATTTCTAACGATTCTTGATCGTTGGCAATTCGTATGTATGCAGGAATGGTTTCTAAGCCAATAAGCTTAGATGCTCTATATCTGCGTTCACCAGACACTAATTGGTAGCTATTAAAGCCTAATTTACGAACGGTTATAGGCTGAATAACCCCCAATTCTTTGATAGAAGATGCTAATTCTTGTAGTGTTTCTTCATTAAAATTGGTTCGAGGTTGAAAAGGGTTAACTTCGATGAAGTTTAAATCGAGTTCAATAATATTTCCAATAACTTTATCTGCATTTTTATCTCCAACGGATTGTATATCGTTACTTGGATCTTTTAAAAGTGCAGATAAACCTCTACCTAAAGCCTG is a window from the Pseudalgibacter alginicilyticus genome containing:
- the mutL gene encoding DNA mismatch repair endonuclease MutL: MADIIQLLPDHVANQIAAGEVVQRPASVVKELMENAIDAGATTIKLIIKDAGKTLVQVIDDGKGMSVTDARLSFERHATSKIRSADDLFQLHTKGFRGEALASIAAIAHVELKTKQEQEDVGTCIEIEGSNFVAQEVVVTPKGTSIAVKNLFFNIPARRNFLKSNTVELRHVIDEFHRVVLAHPNISFSFFNNGSNIFNLPTSNYRQRIVNIFGAKTNEKLVPVEEDTEVLKISGFVGKPEFAKKTRGEQYFFVNDRFIKSAYLNHAISSAFDGLLKGGTHPSYFLNLTVNPQTIDINIHPTKTEIKFDDEHTLYALLRSAVKHSLGQFNIAPVLDFDRDSTLDTPYNYKANGVSSPKVEVDKSFNPFKDSTNLGGNHPRTFKTQIPNNWDGLYVGLESKGNDFQKDFDEVQFESEESTVSLFDDDKQLDQTYTTHQIHNKYIVSTIKSGMLVMDQHRAHQRVLYEEFLQNMTVNKAASQQLLFPLYLHFTPQELVLIKQLQTDLEHTGFVFSNILNESVEIIGVPVSVPESEVSIILEQLISDVENEVPDSHFSATDLLAKSMAKSLAIKTGQSLEKDEQEHLVNRLFACKEPNVSPTNRKTFITMSVDELDKKFI
- a CDS encoding rhomboid family intramembrane serine protease, which gives rise to MIRVTGLVKHLIIINVIMFVATLTIGNGMFYNLFAMHFPENEAFKPWQILTHMFMHGGADMNNFSIMHILFNMFALWMFGTPVEQNLGSKRFMFIYISAGLGAVALQVGYYYFKYLPMEAQALNLGATHEQIIEVFKDGKVFTAIGQEFNEIYYASMVGASGCIMGILVAFGMMNPNAELMLIFLPIPIKAKYFIPGIILLDLISGVTGSSFFSPSNTAYFAHVGGALTGFIIMWYWKKTQFNRNRWD
- a CDS encoding rhomboid family intramembrane serine protease gives rise to the protein MTSVQDIKYKFDRLNILEKLIAINVFIFLLGLILKPLFNITLNWLELPSDLGDFIFQPWAIITYAFVHYDFLHILFNMLWLYYIGKFFLNLFSPKLALNVYFLGAICGGLLFMVAYSLFPNVFGKTHLVGASASVRALLIFICAYMPYQEVHFFTFRLKLWYIGFAIVILDVIGLFGINTGGNLAHLGGAALGYFYAIQYVKGRDIGKGFERYMDVITSMFKSSKKSPLKTVHKNKSKVGGFTKGEFNQFNNQKKIDVILDKISKSGYESLTSEEKEFLFRAGK
- a CDS encoding endonuclease/exonuclease/phosphatase family protein, with the protein product MKELRFFEKIVYMLNGIVATLLLLSYILPFVPPKAFSILSILSLGVPFLTLVNVAFFFYWLVKLKKQMILSLFVVTIGYLSFGSFYKFSSSENIVHPNNIKVMNYNVRLFNLYNWIPEKGVENKIINFIKTEAPQILCVQEYHPTNNIDFSFFKYKYENLSGKKLKNGQVIFSQFPIINSGSIEFPNTSNNAIFADVKKGNDTLRIYNIHLESMRIDTKAENLKREDSERLLKRVGKAFEMQQFQTELFLMHKNQCPYKMIVCGDFNNSAYSYVYRTIKGDLVDAFKEAGNGFGRTYDFKFFPARIDFILQDEAFKVNGFKTYNAHNSDHFPIMATLELEK
- a CDS encoding DUF6122 family protein, with protein sequence MLQTIAHYGCHIFLPLLTAVIFFKSKWKIAFLIMISGMWIDLDHLLATPMFDPNRCSINFHPLHTYYAIALYLLLIIPQKTRLVGLGLVFHIVADLVDCSFM
- a CDS encoding WbqC family protein, yielding MDILLHPTYCADIAHFVALTQANKLVFETNDNFIKQTYRTRTYIYAANGKLLLNIPVVHSQKKRQKYKDVKISNDYKWQELHWKSLLSAYRTSPFFEYYEDELRPLFKTKADFILDFNFKCFETICECLQLDLNISKTETFEKTVKNKADYRYLVNAKKEHFQPFEFYTQVFNNKHGYINNLSILDLLFNEGPNALNYLESQVLNPL
- the lepB gene encoding signal peptidase I, translating into MTLIQWFIFFMIIQVVHGLGTWKLYIKAGRKAWEAFVPVYNAIVLMKIINRSPWLTILLFLPIVNVIMFIVVWVETARSFGKNQYIDTFLAIISLGFYNFYLNYFADVNYIENRSLHPKSSSGEWTSSILFAIVAATIVHTYFIQPYTIPSSSLEKSLLVGDFLFVSKFHYGARVPMTTIAAPMVHDTIPVLNKKSYLFSDEYPKRNTAWQNKLQLPYLRIPGFEKIERNDIVVFNQPADTLLDMNNFRPDRNYYKPIDKKTNLVKRCVGTPGDTFEIREGYVYINGKQNELPDRAHLQFSYMVETKGSAFNNSQLANRYDITDFPQYNQDLTMSYFPAISDEALSKFKNHPNVASITKNIQEKGVADTSLFPQDPEYPWNNDFFGPLYIPEAGKTIDIDLKTLPLYKRVISEYEGNTVTVQGNQVLINGEVANQYTFKQDYYWMMGDNRHNSLDARSWGFVPFDHVVGKPVFVWMSWNTHGEGLFNKIRWERLFTTVNGTGKPISFFIPFLVVLFGWMGFNKWRARKKA
- the dapB gene encoding 4-hydroxy-tetrahydrodipicolinate reductase gives rise to the protein MNIALLGYGKMGKAIEQIALKRGHNIVIKADVGTTYNITDADVAIDFSIPSVAFSNISKCLNNGVPVISGTTGWLEDYDNAVALCNEKKGAFISASNFSLGVNIFFELNKNLAKMMSNLAQYKVRLEEIHHTQKLDAPSGTAITLANGIIKNHSSFDKWVLDSKEDNAVPIVAKRIENVPGTHTVKYESDIDFIEMKHHAHNREGFALGAVIAAEWIIGKTGVFTMNDVLNIG
- a CDS encoding DUF5683 domain-containing protein, which codes for MPNKFLILGVLAFFYCFSVVAQDKNDKKIIEALPVIETDSIIVKTREPMDALSPARAAFYSAILPGLGQAYNKKYWKIPLVYGALGTGIYFFVSNQKEYNRYRDAYKSRLAGFTDDEFYFDSEGNKLDTPRVSTTNLERGQEFYRKNKDLSLLITVGLYALNIIDANVDAHLLQYNVDDNLTLAPHYEFNEFDASSNLGLTLNFKF
- a CDS encoding ParB/RepB/Spo0J family partition protein gives rise to the protein MAKAIKKQALGRGLSALLKDPSNDIQSVGDKNADKVIGNIIELDLNFIEVNPFQPRTNFNEETLQELASSIKELGVIQPITVRKLGFNSYQLVSGERRYRASKLIGLETIPAYIRIANDQESLEMALVENIQRQDLDPIEIALSYQRLIDEINLTQEQMSERVGKKRSTIANYLRLLKLDPIIQTGMRDGFISMGHGRAIINIDDPNAQLDIYEQILSNKLSVRDTEALVRDFNATEDTQKKPTKKQDTVLPEHISKGIKEFSEYFGHKIDVKVSSNGKGKITIPFHSEEDFNRLKKLVERAK